CATCGCTCGTCATGATGTCAGCGTGGTGCGGCTTCTACCTGGGCTCGCTGAAGTCGGGCGTGTCGTCCGTCTCCTGGACGCTGGTTCACGCCGTCCTGGGAATTGGTTTGGTCGCCGGCGGGACCGCCGCGCTGAACCAGGTGATTGAGCGCGACCTCGACGCGCTGATGCGGCGCACCAACCGGCGTCCGCTCCCGGCGGGACGCATGAGCGCGCGGCGTGCCGCGATTTTCGGCGCGGCGACCACTCTCCTTGGAATTGCCTACCTGGCGCTGGCGACCAATGCGCTGACCGCGCTGCTCACCCTGGCCACGTCGGCCGCATATCTGGGCGCGTACACGCCGTTGAAACGCGTCTCGCCGTGGTGCACCTTCGTGGGCGCGTTCCCAGGCGCCATGCCGCCGGTGCTGGGCTGGACGGCGGCGCGCGGTTGGCTGGGATGGGAGCCGCTGGCGCTGTTCGCCATCCTGTGGGTGTGGCAGTTCCCGCACTTCCACTCCATCGCGTGGCTGTATCGCGAGGACTACGAGCGCGCCCGCATCCGCATGCTGCCGGTGGTGGAGCACGACGGGCGCTCCACGGCCCGCGAGATCATCCTGTACTCCCTGCTGCTGATTCCGGTGAGCGTGGCGCCGTCGCTGCTCGGCATGTCGGGCTGGATTTACGCCGGCGGCGCGCTGGCGTTGAGCGGCATCTTCTTCTGGACGGGAGCGCGGCTCGCGGCGCTGAAGGCGACGCCCGCCGAACCGCATTCCAAGACGCGAGCGCGTCATGTGCTTCAGGCCAGCGTCTTCTATCTGCCGCTGCTGTTCGGGCTGCTGATGCTGAGTGCCACGCCGTAGCCCCGGCTTTCCCATGAATTCACAGCACGCCATCGTCGGCGACGCCGAACGCGGCGCAACGGCGCTGGCCGACGCGCAGCCGGTCATCTCCGTCGAGGGCCTGCGGCACAGCTACGGTGAGCGGACCGCGCTCAACGGCGTGACGTTCACGGTGCGGGCGGCGGAGACCTTCGGCCTGCTCGGCCCGAACGGCAGCGGCAAAACCACGCTCTTTCGCATTCTTTCCACGCTCATGCTGCCCAGCGGCGGGCGCGCGCTGGTGGCCGGGCACGACGTGGCGCGCCAGCCGATGGCGGTGCGGCGCTTGATCGGCGTGGTCCATCAGCAGCAGAGCATTGACGTCAAACTGACCGCGGCGGAAAACCTTCGCCACCAGGGACATCTCTACGGCCTGCGCGGCGCGGCGCTCGCGCGGCGCATCGAAGAGATGTTGCGGCGCGTGGGGCTCAGCGACCGCGCCAATGAGCGCGCCGAAAACTTTTCCGGTGGCATGCAGCGGCGGCTGGAGCTGGCGAAGGGCCTGCTGCATCGCCCGTCGGTATTGCTGCTCGACGAGCCTTCCACCGGGCTCGATCCCGGCGCGCGGCGCGACCTGTGGCTCTACCTCGAGACGCTGCGCTCGGAGGAGCAGGTCACGATCGTCCTGACCAC
This is a stretch of genomic DNA from Terriglobales bacterium. It encodes these proteins:
- the cyoE gene encoding heme o synthase; protein product: MTTLPQPLTEAEAGLKNAVAGEGVRATQVNILRSIAGYAELTKVRVTSLVMMSAWCGFYLGSLKSGVSSVSWTLVHAVLGIGLVAGGTAALNQVIERDLDALMRRTNRRPLPAGRMSARRAAIFGAATTLLGIAYLALATNALTALLTLATSAAYLGAYTPLKRVSPWCTFVGAFPGAMPPVLGWTAARGWLGWEPLALFAILWVWQFPHFHSIAWLYREDYERARIRMLPVVEHDGRSTAREIILYSLLLIPVSVAPSLLGMSGWIYAGGALALSGIFFWTGARLAALKATPAEPHSKTRARHVLQASVFYLPLLFGLLMLSATP
- a CDS encoding ATP-binding cassette domain-containing protein encodes the protein MNSQHAIVGDAERGATALADAQPVISVEGLRHSYGERTALNGVTFTVRAAETFGLLGPNGSGKTTLFRILSTLMLPSGGRALVAGHDVARQPMAVRRLIGVVHQQQSIDVKLTAAENLRHQGHLYGLRGAALARRIEEMLRRVGLSDRANERAENFSGGMQRRLELAKGLLHRPSVLLLDEPSTGLDPGARRDLWLYLETLRSEEQVTIVLTTHLMEEAERCRRLAIVNLGELVALGTPAELKREIGGDVVWLEAGNPGRVAEQIARRFGGHPVVMDGKVRLEIENGHRFVTDVVEAFPGEIQSVSISKPTLEDVFIHRTGHRFWNDTAATEVGR